In the genome of Vicia villosa cultivar HV-30 ecotype Madison, WI linkage group LG7, Vvil1.0, whole genome shotgun sequence, one region contains:
- the LOC131620952 gene encoding ARF guanine-nucleotide exchange factor GNOM-like isoform X1, giving the protein MGHAKLQMQTGIDTMEEEAGQCAAGFPSRTTVACMINAEIGAVLAVMRRNVRWGVHYMSDEDQLEHSLVQSLKNLRRQIFSWQSHWHVIDPVLYLQPFLDVIQSDETGAPITGVALSSVYKILTLDVIDQSTVNVGDAMHLVVDAVTSCRFEVTDPGSEEVVLMKILQVFLACVKSKASVMLSNQHICTIVNTCFRIVHQAGTKSELLQRIARYTMHELVRSIFCHLQDIDVTEHAFVNGSTALKEEGQIDDVKNEHHSTNTQLENGSLISASDSQSVSTGIASNIVSDAAAIIVDANTAASSGKETDLNEQLMNEPHGIPCMLEIFHFLCSLLNVAEHMGMSPRSNTIAFDEDVPLFALTLINSAIELGGSSFHRHPRLLSIIQDELFCNLMQFGLSMSPLVLSMVSSIVLNLYHHLRTELKLQLEAFFSCVILRLAQSKYGASYQQQEVAMEALVDFCRQKAFVVEMYANFDCDTTCSNIFEDIANLLSKSAFPVNSPLSSMNILALDGLIAIIQGMAERIGKGSLSSAHSIENLEEYTPFWLENCENFTDPNNWVPFVGRRKHFKKKLMIGADHFNRDAKKGLQFLQGMHLLPDKLDPQSVASFFRYTIGLDKNLIGDYLGHHDEFCVQVLHEFARTFDFKDMALDSALRIFLETFRLPGESQKIQRVLEAFSERYYEQSPNILANKDAALLLSYSIILLNTDHHNSQVKKKMTEEDFVRNNRQINGGNDLPREVLSGLYHSICKSEIQTTPEQGSAFPEMTPSRWIYLINKSKDTAPFIVSDCRAHLDYDMFAILSGPTVAAISVVFDNAETEEVYQTCMDGFLAVAKVSAYYHLDSVLDDLVVSLCKFVTILDPLSPEESILAFGEDTKARMATETVFTIANRYGDYIRTGWRDILDCILKFQKLGLLPAQMANDAAEESETSTETGNGKRNANSLSSSQLLSVSTPKRSSGLISRFSQLLYLGAEETKSVPSEEQVAAQQCCLQTIQKCHIESIFTESKFLQAESLLHLAKALKSAGVKPKKGNNTSEDEDTSVFCLELLVAITLNNRDRIELLWPDVYEHISNIVQSTVMPCAQVEKAVFGLLRICHRLLPYKENITDELLRSLQLVLKLDARVADSYYEQITQEVSNLVKANASHIRSQLGWRTITSLLSITARHLESSEAGFDALFFIMSDGAHILPANFVLCVDAAKQFAESRVGQVERSVVALDLMAGSVNCLEKWTNDAKEAMTEEEVAKMLQDIGDMWLRLIQGLKKLSLDQREEVRNHALLSLQNCLTGSVAIHLPHDLWLQCFDQVIFTVLDDLLEISQTHSQKDYRNMEGTLILALKLLSKVFLLLLQDLSQSTDFSKLWLGALSRFEIFMNVKIRGRRSEKLQELVPELLKNTLLVMKARRVLERSSSSGDGNSLWELTWLHINNIDPSLQSEVFPEQDSKQLEQKQTEQVGDRGSAENVSVHSKEAADQDGTGNCVG; this is encoded by the exons ATGGGACATGCAAAGTTGCAAATGCAAACTGGTATCGATACAATGGAAGAGGAAGCTGGGCAGTGTGCTGCGGGTTTTCCTAGCAGAACTACTGTGGCGTGCATGATCAATGCAGAAATTGGTGCTGTTTTGGCAGTCATGCGAAGAAATGTTAGATGGGGTGTTCATTATATGTCAGACGAAGATCAATTAGAGCACTCTCTTGTTCAGTCTTTAAAGAACTTAAGAAGGCAGATTTTTTCGTGGCAGAGTCATTGGCATGTCATAGACCCTGTCTTGTATCTCCAGCCTTTTCTGGATGTGATTCAATCGGATGAAACTGGTGCACCAATTACTGGTGTTGCTCTGTCATCTGTTTACAAGATCTTAACTCTGGATGTAATTGATCAGAGCACTGTCAATGTTGGGGATGCTATGCACTTGGTAGTTGATGCTGTCACAAGTTGTAGATTTGAGGTGACTGATCCAGGATCAGAAGAAGTGGTATTAATGaagatattacaagtttttttggcatgtgtgaaaagtaaagcatctGTAATGCTGAGTAATCAACATATCTGCACCATAGTAAACACCTGTTTCCGTATAGTTCATCAAGCAGGAACCAAAAGTGAGTTGTTGCAGAGGATAGCACGCTACACAATGCATGAACTTGTTCGGTCTATTTTCTGTCACCTTCAAGACATTGACGTCACAGAGCATGCATTTGTAAATGGGAGCACTGCTTTAAAAGAAGAG GGACAGATTGATGATGTGAAAAATGAGCATCATTCTACAAACACACAATTGGAAAATGGTAGCTTGATTTCTGCAAGTGATAGTCAATCTGTATCCACAGGCATTGCTTCTAATATTGTGAGTGATGCGGCAGCCATTATAGTGGATGCAAACACAGCTGCGAGCAGTGGCAAGGAGACTGATCTGAATGAACAGCTCATGAATGAACCACATGGGATTCCATGCATGCTGGAAATATTTCACTTCTTGTGTTCACTCTTGAACGTTGCTGAGCATATGGGAATGAGTCCTCGGTCAAACACAATAGCATTTGATGAAGACGTTCCTCTTTTTGCCTTAACTTTGATTAATTCAGCCATAGAATTGGGAGGTTCTTCTTTTCACCGACACCCTAGGTTGTTGAGCATAATTCAGGATGAATTATTCTGTAATCTTATGCAATTTGGTTTGTCAATGAGTCCCCTTGTACTTTCCATGGTAAGTAGCATTGTTTTAAATTTGTATCATCATCTTCGTACAGAACTCAAGTTACAGCTAGAAGCATTTTTTTCTTGTGTAATTTTGAGGCTTGCACAAAGCAAATATGGGGCTTCATATCAACAACAGGAAGTAGCCATGGAGGCACTTGTTGACTTCTGCCGGCAAAAAGCATTCGTAGTGGAGATGTATGCTAACTTTGATTGTGACACGACTTGTAGTAATATCTTTGAAGACATTGCTAATTTGTTGTCCAAGAGTGCTTTTCCTGTGAACAGTCCATTATCTTCCATGAATATTCTTGCTTTGGATGGTCTTATTGCTATAATACAAGGAATGGCTGAAAGGATAGGTAAAGGATCTTTGAGTTCAGCACATTCTATTGAGAATCTTGAAGAGTATACTCCATTCTGGCTTGAAAATTGTGAAAACTTCACTGATCCAAATAATTGGGTTCCTTTTGTTGGTCGAAGAAAGCACTTCAAGAAAAAGTTGATGATTGGAGCCGATCATTTTAATCGTGATGCCAAGAAAGGTCTTCAGTTTCTCCAAGGAATGCATCTTTTGCCTGACAAACTTGATCCCCAAAGTGTTGCCTCTTTTTTCAGATACACTATTGGGTTGGATAAGAATCTCATTGGTGATTACCTTGGACACCATGATGAGTTCTGTGTTCAGGTTCTTCATGAATTTGCTAGAACATTTGATTTCAAAGACATGGCATTAGATTCAGCTCTGCGTATATTTTTGGAGACTTTCAGACTGCCTGGAGAATCACAGAAGATCCAGAGGGTGCTTGAAGCTTTCTCAGAGAGATATTATGAGCAGTCACCAAATATCCTAGCTAACAAGGATGCCGCTCTCTTGTTATCTTATTCAATTATATTGCTTAATACAGATCATCACAATTCACAGGTCAAAAAGAAGATGACAGAAGAAGATTTTGTCCGAAATAATAGGCAAATAAATGGTGGCAATGATCTACCCCGAGAAGTCCTGTCTGGGCTATATCATTCAATTTGTAAAAGTGAGATCCAGACAACTCCTGAGCAAGGTTCCGCTTTTCCTGAAATGACCCCAAGTCGTTGGATTTATCTCATAAACAAGTCAAAAGACACAGCTCCCTTCATTGTTTCTGATTGCAGAGCACACCTTGATTATGATATGTTTGCCATATTGTCCGGTCCAACTGTTGCTGCCATTTCTGTGGTATTTGACAATGCTGAAACTGAAGAGGTGTATCAAACATGTATGGATGGATTCTTAGCTGTTGCTAAGGTATCAGCTTATTATCATCTTGATAGTGTACTAGATGATTTGGTTGTGTCACTTTGTAAGTTCGTCACTATTTTGGATCCTTTATCTCCCGAGGAGTCAATTTTAGCCTTCGGAGAGGACACAAAAGCAAGAATGGCAACTGAGACTGTTTTCACTATTGCGAATAGGTATGGTGATTACATCCGCACAGGGTGGAGGGATATTCTTGattgtattttaaaatttcaGAAGTTAGGTCTTCTTCCTGCTCAAATGGCCAATGATGCGGCCGAAGAGTCAGAAACTTCCACAGAAACTGGGAATGGAAAACGCAATGCTAACTCTTTATCTTCATCTCAGCTTTTATCTGTTAGTACTCCAAAGAGATCTTCAGGATTGATCAGCAGGTTTAGTCAACTCTTATATCTTGGTGCTGAAGAGACAAAATCAGTACCATCTGAAGAACAAGTTGCTGCTCAACAGTGTTGCCTTCAAACAATTCAGAAGTGTCACATTGAGAGCATATTTACCGAGAGTAAGTTTTTGCAAGCTGAATCTCTATTGCACCTTGCAAAAGCACTCAAAAGCGCAGGAGTGAAACCGAAGAAAGGGAACAACACATCCGAGGACGAAGATACTTCAGTTTTCTGCTTGGAATTACTGGTAGCAATCACTCTGAATAACCGAGATAGAATTGAACTTCTTTGGCCGGATGTTTATGAGCATATTTCCAATATTGTGCAATCAACCGTGATGCCTTGTGCACAGGTAGAGAAGGCCGTTTTTGGACTCTTAAGGATTTGCCATCGCTTACTTCCTTACAAAGAGAACATTACCGACGAACTTTTACGGTCCCTGCAACTTGTCCTGAAGCTTGACGCACGGGTCGCTGACTCATACTATGAACAGATTACACAGGAAGTTAGTAACCTTGTGAAGGCGAATGCTTCTCATATTAGATCTCAGCTAGGTTGGCGGACAATAACATCACTGCTTTCCATCACTGCTAGACACTTGGAATCGTCCGAGGCTGGATTCGATGCATTGTTTTTCATTATGTCAGATGGAGCCCACATACTCCCAGCTAATTTTGTTCTCTGTGTAGATGCTGCAAAGCAATTTGCCGAGTCTCGTGTTGGACAGGTTGAGCGGTCTGTAGTGGCACTTGATCTAATGGCAGGGTCGGTCAATTGTCTTGAGAAGTGGACTAATGACGCTAAGGAAGCAATGACAGAAGAAGAAGTGGCAAAGATGTTGCAGGATATTGGGGATATGTGGTTGAGACTCATACAGGGACTAAAAAAACTAAGTTTGGACCAAAGAGAAGAGGTTCGAAACCATGCGTTGTTATCGTTGCAGAATTGCTTAACAGGATCCGTTGCGATTCATCTTCCACATGACTTGTGGTTACAATGTTTTGATCAAGTCATCTTCACCGTGCTTGATGACCTGCTTGAAATTTCTCAGACACACTCTCAAAAGGACTACCGGAACATGGAAGGAACACTTATTCTTGCCTTGAAGCTCTTGTCTAAAGTTTTTCTCTTGTTACTCCAAGACCTATCTCAATCTACAGACTTCAGCAAATTATGGTTGGGTGCGTTAAGTCGTTTCGAAATATTTATGAATGTGAAAATTAGGGGAAGGAGAAGCGAGAAGCTTCAAGAGCTTGTACCCGAGCTTCTCAAGAACACTTTGCTTGTTATGAAAGCTAGACGCGTACTAGAGAGAAGCAGTAGTAGTGGTGATGGTAATAGTTTATGGGAACTGACATGGCTGCATATAAATAATATCGACCCGTCATTACAATCCGAGGTGTTCCCTGAGCAAGATTCAAAGCAATTGGAGCAGAAACAGACTGAACAAGTTGGAGATAGAGGGTCTGCTGAAAATGTTTCTGTGCATTCAAAAGAAGCAGCAGACCAAGACGGTACTGGTAACTGTGTCGGTTAA
- the LOC131620952 gene encoding ARF guanine-nucleotide exchange factor GNOM-like isoform X2, which produces MGHAKLQMQTGIDTMEEEAGQCAAGFPSRTTVACMINAEIGAVLAVMRRNVRWGVHYMSDEDQLEHSLVQSLKNLRRQIFSWQSHWHVIDPVLYLQPFLDVIQSDETGAPITGVALSSVYKILTLDVIDQSTVNVGDAMHLVVDAVTSCRFEVTDPGSEEVVLMKILQVFLACVKSKASVMLSNQHICTIVNTCFRIVHQAGTKSELLQRIARYTMHELVRSIFCHLQDIDVTEHAFVNGSTALKEEIDDVKNEHHSTNTQLENGSLISASDSQSVSTGIASNIVSDAAAIIVDANTAASSGKETDLNEQLMNEPHGIPCMLEIFHFLCSLLNVAEHMGMSPRSNTIAFDEDVPLFALTLINSAIELGGSSFHRHPRLLSIIQDELFCNLMQFGLSMSPLVLSMVSSIVLNLYHHLRTELKLQLEAFFSCVILRLAQSKYGASYQQQEVAMEALVDFCRQKAFVVEMYANFDCDTTCSNIFEDIANLLSKSAFPVNSPLSSMNILALDGLIAIIQGMAERIGKGSLSSAHSIENLEEYTPFWLENCENFTDPNNWVPFVGRRKHFKKKLMIGADHFNRDAKKGLQFLQGMHLLPDKLDPQSVASFFRYTIGLDKNLIGDYLGHHDEFCVQVLHEFARTFDFKDMALDSALRIFLETFRLPGESQKIQRVLEAFSERYYEQSPNILANKDAALLLSYSIILLNTDHHNSQVKKKMTEEDFVRNNRQINGGNDLPREVLSGLYHSICKSEIQTTPEQGSAFPEMTPSRWIYLINKSKDTAPFIVSDCRAHLDYDMFAILSGPTVAAISVVFDNAETEEVYQTCMDGFLAVAKVSAYYHLDSVLDDLVVSLCKFVTILDPLSPEESILAFGEDTKARMATETVFTIANRYGDYIRTGWRDILDCILKFQKLGLLPAQMANDAAEESETSTETGNGKRNANSLSSSQLLSVSTPKRSSGLISRFSQLLYLGAEETKSVPSEEQVAAQQCCLQTIQKCHIESIFTESKFLQAESLLHLAKALKSAGVKPKKGNNTSEDEDTSVFCLELLVAITLNNRDRIELLWPDVYEHISNIVQSTVMPCAQVEKAVFGLLRICHRLLPYKENITDELLRSLQLVLKLDARVADSYYEQITQEVSNLVKANASHIRSQLGWRTITSLLSITARHLESSEAGFDALFFIMSDGAHILPANFVLCVDAAKQFAESRVGQVERSVVALDLMAGSVNCLEKWTNDAKEAMTEEEVAKMLQDIGDMWLRLIQGLKKLSLDQREEVRNHALLSLQNCLTGSVAIHLPHDLWLQCFDQVIFTVLDDLLEISQTHSQKDYRNMEGTLILALKLLSKVFLLLLQDLSQSTDFSKLWLGALSRFEIFMNVKIRGRRSEKLQELVPELLKNTLLVMKARRVLERSSSSGDGNSLWELTWLHINNIDPSLQSEVFPEQDSKQLEQKQTEQVGDRGSAENVSVHSKEAADQDGTGNCVG; this is translated from the exons ATGGGACATGCAAAGTTGCAAATGCAAACTGGTATCGATACAATGGAAGAGGAAGCTGGGCAGTGTGCTGCGGGTTTTCCTAGCAGAACTACTGTGGCGTGCATGATCAATGCAGAAATTGGTGCTGTTTTGGCAGTCATGCGAAGAAATGTTAGATGGGGTGTTCATTATATGTCAGACGAAGATCAATTAGAGCACTCTCTTGTTCAGTCTTTAAAGAACTTAAGAAGGCAGATTTTTTCGTGGCAGAGTCATTGGCATGTCATAGACCCTGTCTTGTATCTCCAGCCTTTTCTGGATGTGATTCAATCGGATGAAACTGGTGCACCAATTACTGGTGTTGCTCTGTCATCTGTTTACAAGATCTTAACTCTGGATGTAATTGATCAGAGCACTGTCAATGTTGGGGATGCTATGCACTTGGTAGTTGATGCTGTCACAAGTTGTAGATTTGAGGTGACTGATCCAGGATCAGAAGAAGTGGTATTAATGaagatattacaagtttttttggcatgtgtgaaaagtaaagcatctGTAATGCTGAGTAATCAACATATCTGCACCATAGTAAACACCTGTTTCCGTATAGTTCATCAAGCAGGAACCAAAAGTGAGTTGTTGCAGAGGATAGCACGCTACACAATGCATGAACTTGTTCGGTCTATTTTCTGTCACCTTCAAGACATTGACGTCACAGAGCATGCATTTGTAAATGGGAGCACTGCTTTAAAAGAAGAG ATTGATGATGTGAAAAATGAGCATCATTCTACAAACACACAATTGGAAAATGGTAGCTTGATTTCTGCAAGTGATAGTCAATCTGTATCCACAGGCATTGCTTCTAATATTGTGAGTGATGCGGCAGCCATTATAGTGGATGCAAACACAGCTGCGAGCAGTGGCAAGGAGACTGATCTGAATGAACAGCTCATGAATGAACCACATGGGATTCCATGCATGCTGGAAATATTTCACTTCTTGTGTTCACTCTTGAACGTTGCTGAGCATATGGGAATGAGTCCTCGGTCAAACACAATAGCATTTGATGAAGACGTTCCTCTTTTTGCCTTAACTTTGATTAATTCAGCCATAGAATTGGGAGGTTCTTCTTTTCACCGACACCCTAGGTTGTTGAGCATAATTCAGGATGAATTATTCTGTAATCTTATGCAATTTGGTTTGTCAATGAGTCCCCTTGTACTTTCCATGGTAAGTAGCATTGTTTTAAATTTGTATCATCATCTTCGTACAGAACTCAAGTTACAGCTAGAAGCATTTTTTTCTTGTGTAATTTTGAGGCTTGCACAAAGCAAATATGGGGCTTCATATCAACAACAGGAAGTAGCCATGGAGGCACTTGTTGACTTCTGCCGGCAAAAAGCATTCGTAGTGGAGATGTATGCTAACTTTGATTGTGACACGACTTGTAGTAATATCTTTGAAGACATTGCTAATTTGTTGTCCAAGAGTGCTTTTCCTGTGAACAGTCCATTATCTTCCATGAATATTCTTGCTTTGGATGGTCTTATTGCTATAATACAAGGAATGGCTGAAAGGATAGGTAAAGGATCTTTGAGTTCAGCACATTCTATTGAGAATCTTGAAGAGTATACTCCATTCTGGCTTGAAAATTGTGAAAACTTCACTGATCCAAATAATTGGGTTCCTTTTGTTGGTCGAAGAAAGCACTTCAAGAAAAAGTTGATGATTGGAGCCGATCATTTTAATCGTGATGCCAAGAAAGGTCTTCAGTTTCTCCAAGGAATGCATCTTTTGCCTGACAAACTTGATCCCCAAAGTGTTGCCTCTTTTTTCAGATACACTATTGGGTTGGATAAGAATCTCATTGGTGATTACCTTGGACACCATGATGAGTTCTGTGTTCAGGTTCTTCATGAATTTGCTAGAACATTTGATTTCAAAGACATGGCATTAGATTCAGCTCTGCGTATATTTTTGGAGACTTTCAGACTGCCTGGAGAATCACAGAAGATCCAGAGGGTGCTTGAAGCTTTCTCAGAGAGATATTATGAGCAGTCACCAAATATCCTAGCTAACAAGGATGCCGCTCTCTTGTTATCTTATTCAATTATATTGCTTAATACAGATCATCACAATTCACAGGTCAAAAAGAAGATGACAGAAGAAGATTTTGTCCGAAATAATAGGCAAATAAATGGTGGCAATGATCTACCCCGAGAAGTCCTGTCTGGGCTATATCATTCAATTTGTAAAAGTGAGATCCAGACAACTCCTGAGCAAGGTTCCGCTTTTCCTGAAATGACCCCAAGTCGTTGGATTTATCTCATAAACAAGTCAAAAGACACAGCTCCCTTCATTGTTTCTGATTGCAGAGCACACCTTGATTATGATATGTTTGCCATATTGTCCGGTCCAACTGTTGCTGCCATTTCTGTGGTATTTGACAATGCTGAAACTGAAGAGGTGTATCAAACATGTATGGATGGATTCTTAGCTGTTGCTAAGGTATCAGCTTATTATCATCTTGATAGTGTACTAGATGATTTGGTTGTGTCACTTTGTAAGTTCGTCACTATTTTGGATCCTTTATCTCCCGAGGAGTCAATTTTAGCCTTCGGAGAGGACACAAAAGCAAGAATGGCAACTGAGACTGTTTTCACTATTGCGAATAGGTATGGTGATTACATCCGCACAGGGTGGAGGGATATTCTTGattgtattttaaaatttcaGAAGTTAGGTCTTCTTCCTGCTCAAATGGCCAATGATGCGGCCGAAGAGTCAGAAACTTCCACAGAAACTGGGAATGGAAAACGCAATGCTAACTCTTTATCTTCATCTCAGCTTTTATCTGTTAGTACTCCAAAGAGATCTTCAGGATTGATCAGCAGGTTTAGTCAACTCTTATATCTTGGTGCTGAAGAGACAAAATCAGTACCATCTGAAGAACAAGTTGCTGCTCAACAGTGTTGCCTTCAAACAATTCAGAAGTGTCACATTGAGAGCATATTTACCGAGAGTAAGTTTTTGCAAGCTGAATCTCTATTGCACCTTGCAAAAGCACTCAAAAGCGCAGGAGTGAAACCGAAGAAAGGGAACAACACATCCGAGGACGAAGATACTTCAGTTTTCTGCTTGGAATTACTGGTAGCAATCACTCTGAATAACCGAGATAGAATTGAACTTCTTTGGCCGGATGTTTATGAGCATATTTCCAATATTGTGCAATCAACCGTGATGCCTTGTGCACAGGTAGAGAAGGCCGTTTTTGGACTCTTAAGGATTTGCCATCGCTTACTTCCTTACAAAGAGAACATTACCGACGAACTTTTACGGTCCCTGCAACTTGTCCTGAAGCTTGACGCACGGGTCGCTGACTCATACTATGAACAGATTACACAGGAAGTTAGTAACCTTGTGAAGGCGAATGCTTCTCATATTAGATCTCAGCTAGGTTGGCGGACAATAACATCACTGCTTTCCATCACTGCTAGACACTTGGAATCGTCCGAGGCTGGATTCGATGCATTGTTTTTCATTATGTCAGATGGAGCCCACATACTCCCAGCTAATTTTGTTCTCTGTGTAGATGCTGCAAAGCAATTTGCCGAGTCTCGTGTTGGACAGGTTGAGCGGTCTGTAGTGGCACTTGATCTAATGGCAGGGTCGGTCAATTGTCTTGAGAAGTGGACTAATGACGCTAAGGAAGCAATGACAGAAGAAGAAGTGGCAAAGATGTTGCAGGATATTGGGGATATGTGGTTGAGACTCATACAGGGACTAAAAAAACTAAGTTTGGACCAAAGAGAAGAGGTTCGAAACCATGCGTTGTTATCGTTGCAGAATTGCTTAACAGGATCCGTTGCGATTCATCTTCCACATGACTTGTGGTTACAATGTTTTGATCAAGTCATCTTCACCGTGCTTGATGACCTGCTTGAAATTTCTCAGACACACTCTCAAAAGGACTACCGGAACATGGAAGGAACACTTATTCTTGCCTTGAAGCTCTTGTCTAAAGTTTTTCTCTTGTTACTCCAAGACCTATCTCAATCTACAGACTTCAGCAAATTATGGTTGGGTGCGTTAAGTCGTTTCGAAATATTTATGAATGTGAAAATTAGGGGAAGGAGAAGCGAGAAGCTTCAAGAGCTTGTACCCGAGCTTCTCAAGAACACTTTGCTTGTTATGAAAGCTAGACGCGTACTAGAGAGAAGCAGTAGTAGTGGTGATGGTAATAGTTTATGGGAACTGACATGGCTGCATATAAATAATATCGACCCGTCATTACAATCCGAGGTGTTCCCTGAGCAAGATTCAAAGCAATTGGAGCAGAAACAGACTGAACAAGTTGGAGATAGAGGGTCTGCTGAAAATGTTTCTGTGCATTCAAAAGAAGCAGCAGACCAAGACGGTACTGGTAACTGTGTCGGTTAA